CATGCCTGCGatcttagcactctggaggtggaggaagagagcagaaggctggctacatagcaaggtcaGGGCCTCAGaaataagactctgtctccaaaagtcAAGGGTGAGGGCTGGCTCAGCGGGGgaagtgcttgtcatgcaagcttgagaacctgagtttggagccCTAGAACCTGTGTAAAAACCACtggggagctgggcggtggtggcacacacctttaatcccagccctcaggaggcagaggcagacggatctctgtgagtttgaggccagcctggtctacaagagctagttccagggcaggctccaaagctacagagaaaccctgtcttgaaaaacctaaaaacaaaaacaaacaaacaaacaaaacactggggaggtagaaacaaacaggttcctggagctcactggcaaAACCAGAGTACCAGATTCAGTAAGAGAGtctgtcaaaaaaataaaataaaataaaaattaaaaagggagagtgctggaaatggctcagcagtttaggaCATTTgttgtccttgcagaggacccagatttggttcccagcatccatatggcagctatCCCCCATCTAtgactccagtttctggggatctgacaccctcttttgctttctgtgggcactgcatgcaggtggtatacagacatacacggagtaaaacacctacacacacaagagaaatcttttcatttgtttgtttgtttttcaaggcagtcATAActatcctggaagtagctcttgtaaaccatgctggcctcgaactcacaaagatccgtttGTATCTGCCTTCtgacagctgggattaaaggcgtgtgccaccactgcccggctacaaataaataataataataatgataatgataataataatgataatgataataaggTAGGGCCAACAAGATGACTCGGAGGGTAAAAGTGCTTAGtctgcaagcctgatgacctgagttcaatccctgagacccacataaaGCTGGAAGGAGAGAGATAACTCCAcagggctgtcctctgacttccacacgtgcCATGGCATGAGTACCATAGTTGTGtatcatgtgcatacacacaatgaATAAGGCGAAGGGTGAGACTGAGGAAGTCGCCCCTGGTACTCACAGTTCTTTCATGAAGGGCAGTGCTAAGGATTTAACCCAAGGCTGCGTGCATCCTAGAGAAGCCCTGAACCACTGAACTGCACCTCAGCAGCACTGGGGACTGAGTTTTATTTAGATAGGGCCTTCATTCCCTATGTAGCCAAAGCTAGCTATTGGCTACAATAACCCTTCTTCATCCTCaagagtattgggattaaaggcacgtgccctCATGCCGGCCAGCCTCTGGtggttgttgttggttggttttgttctttttttttagacagaatctAGCTTTGTAGACAGACTGGGCTAGAACCTAAGATACCTTCTGCATAGAGCCTCTGGGGTTACAGTCATAAACCACAAGGCCCAGCAGACTTTTCTTACAATTCTGGCAAATCCAGGATGTGACAGATATCTGGGGAGGGCTCTCTACTTGGGTGGCAAGGTCCTGTTATCACagcctgcagaggaggaggagattgaGCTGTGGTCCCTTTCTGGTCCCCACTTTTATGACCCCATCTCAACCTAGTCATTTCCCAGAGGCCCCACCTCTTAAGACCATTACTTGAAAAGGACaatgctcccctcctcccacccctgcctctcctcccagaagtctatctctgtctgtctgtaccaCGATGATGCTGTCTCCACCCAGTCCTGAGAACAGAACCAACAGACTGAACGGGGACCTCCAAACCTGCACGAAACAAACCTTTTCTAAGGCGATTCTCCTAGGCATTTGTTATGGTGACAGAAAGCTGACAACAAACTCCCCCAGCTACTGGCCTGTTCAGCCTTCCCCTCCTACACAGTTGCCCGAATCCATGCTCGATCCAACTGTGTGCCCTTGGCTAAGTAAGAACTTGTCCTGGTCTTCAAGTGGCGAGTTCTGTCCTCTGGGGCTCAGCTGAATGGCTCTTCCTAAGGGGCTAGGATACCTATCAGTTTATGCCTATTcctatatttttgagacagggtgtagcgcaaattctaattggtcttaataaataaaacccggagtcagatattagggggtaagAGCTGACGGGTTTACCTCTATCAAAGTGTTTACCTCTATCAAAGGGGTGATCCTATactcagactgtctcctcagacttGGTCCTCAGAcagcaactgtctccaccaaaccttaGACTGTACCAGGCTCTTGTCTCCTCTCGCCTTATACTCCTCTCTTtgcccagccacatcacttctgtctctacctccctagtgctgggattaaaggtatgggatCCCAAATGTCAGCAGGATCACCTTTGtgaagctctgtttctcttttagacagattcaatctagtagcccaggatgtccttgaactaacagagatccttctgcttctccctaccaaggcctgggattaaaggtgtgagctaccactccctgacctctaatggggcttagctctgcactctgatcttcaggcaagctttatttgttaaagcataaacaaaatatcactacaacagggtctcactctgtagctctgtctGGCCCGGAACTCATGATACAGGCCAGACTGGTACTTaccacatagaccaggctggcatcaagcTCACTGAgatcggcctcccaagtgctaggattaaagctgtgggcCACCATACGcagactatttttttaatttttagatttagttacatgtatgaatgtcttgcctgcgtgtatgtgtaCTCTGTGCATCCCTTGTGCCACAGAGGTGACACAGAACAGGGCATTGGCTCCCTGGGATCAGacggctgtgagctaccatgtgaatgctgggaattggactcaggtcctctgcaagaaaagggctcttaaaaaaaccaaccaacaaacaaccccaaaatcaaaccaaaacaaaaattcctTTGAGACTTCAGTGTCAAGAAACAAACACTAACCTgttcttcatccatccatctcaaCCCTGTAAATGAACAAACAGGAGAATATTTCCTACCTTGACAGCTCAGAGCCCGGGGCAGGCCCACCGGGCACTTAGTTCGTGGTACTGTTTGTTCTAGTATTGTTTTCTCTCTGGTCTATTTTTACCCTATTGTATTTTGTGTAACTTCATAAGCTGCTTCCAAACCTTTCTGGATTAGAGTGGGACATAAAAAGTAAACACAATTCGGCAGAGCTCCCGTGGGCTTGGCaggttgctttttgtttatttattgcctAGTGTAACCTTAGGATTGGATTCCTGGAGTGGAGGGTCACAGCTAACCTTGACTCTCCCCCCCCTGCccccaccagctcccaaaagtCTCTCTCCAGGGGAACAGCAGCTAAGTGGGGCTGGGCAACAGGTTGCAGAGGCCAAACCGCCAACGTCCATCTGTCAGCGAACTTGACTTCCTCCCTCAGATCATTCCTCATAGACTCCCATCTGGCTGATGGCAGGAAGCCTCAGGGGCTTAGTGGGGCTTGTGAAGGGAGAAGGATGAGTGAACAGATGAATGTTCTTTTTATTCCTAACTTCTTCCTGCATCCTCCATCAGGACCTCGGCCAGGGATGGATGTGCACAGGTTAGGGCTATAGTCCAGGGTACAGGAATGACAACCTGTGGACaggatgggtgggggtggggtctctGAAAAGCTGTTACAGGATGTTTCCAGGGCTGGGAGGACAATAGCACCTGCACACCTGTGAAGGCCATCCCCCTGCATCTCTCCCTGAGTTCCTAAAGCCCTCCCAGTTGGGATACACAGGGCCCAACCCTCAGTATTCTTCTCCTCCCAAGCTTGGCCAACTTGGCaagtttctctctgctctgtggtTCTCCTCAGTCCCATCCTCCAGTCTCTGTCTTCCAATCTGTAATGTGGGAACAACTGGGGAACCAGATTTGAGGCTTGAATGATATTAAGAGTCCCCAGGATGTCAAGATCCTGTCATCTTCCATCTCCCTCCCTGTGACAAAGTGTTGAGTCTTGGTGGAGAGAAGAGTTGTTGGGTATGTGGCATGACGGGATCAAACTGACTGTATCTGAGGCTGTGGGCTCCAGAGGCAAAGGTCCAGCCTGGCTGAGACGGAAAAGACAAGGTGGACCTGGGACATGAAGGACCTTTGCACTGCCTGCTAGGCAGAGCCAGCAGCCTCTCCGCGAGTGAACAGTTGTCACTGAAAAGTCAGGAGTTTAAACCCAGCGGGGTTGCCAGCCAGGCCTCGGCCAGGTGCTGCCCACTGGGCAGTTTTTACCTGGTCGTTCTGGGTCCCAGTGTGTAGATCATTTTCCGGAAAGGCCGAGCTGTTGTGAGCAGTGACTCCAGAAGCCATTCCTGATGTGTCCCAACTTCACAATTCCCTAGCTGCGTGGAGTCCCTTAGGTCCTTTATCTTAAGCTGCTTCATCGGCCGTGTGCTGGCCATCGAGGTGGCTCTGTGGGGAAGGGTGTTTGCTTCTAAGTGGACCTGAGTTCGACGCCTgcaacccacgtggtggaaggagagaaccgggTCCTGTAAGTGGTCTTCAGACCTCTCCAGGTACACTGTGGACAACACTCCTCCCACTTCAGCCCTCaataaatgtcattaaaaatgCTTAAGTAGATGTGCTATAAATACTCCCACTTCATAAAGGCTGCGTGACACTCGAGAGACCAAACACTGAGAATGGTTCTCATGTGTGGCAGTCACACCACACGCATCCCTTTATCACATTAGTGGAACAGGACAGGGTGGTATGGGTCCAAGACGGAAACAGAGCGCCTGGGGGGTAGCATGGAGGGAACATGTGTGGAGGAGAGCTGGGCCCGGGCaggggaagagcaggcagtaggCCCCACGCTGGCTTGTTATTGGGCCACAAGCCTTGGGGGTCTCCTCAGGTTTTGAGAGCTGAATTAAAATGACGGTTTCAAGTCATTCGACGTACAAGGTCTCATAGAATACCTGAGAGCTGGAACTCACGCTTGAAATCCTAGCATTCTAGAGGCTGAGACTGGAGGACAAGTTatcagaattcaaggtcagcttgagaAAGGGGTGGGGTATGGTCTGCGGTATGGAACCCCTAGGTTTCTCTGGTACAGTTCAGAGACCAAAAACAGCCACATGAGTTAGAAGGTGGGGGGCAGTCAGCGAGGCTCTCCTACCTGCATCTCCTGGGTCTGTGGAGCCCGTCACTGTTCAAGTCCCCAGAAGGCCTGGTGGGAAGGCTCCTACCGTGCCGTGGCTGCTGACTTCTAGGTCAGTCTGGGGTGGGcagagggactgggagggaagGGTATCTCTTGCTCCATTACCCCAATAGTTCCTTCTTACCCAAATCACTGAAGACAGGCTTCAGGCCAGAGTAGCCCTAATACTCTCAGAGGGTTCCCACGTGCCCCACCCTGCTCTTAACTCCTCATTAAACATGTCTCTCAGTAGTCTTAATGAGCCTGTCTGGGGACAGTGAGATACGGGTGACACTCTAATTATGCCTTTAATTGTTTCCCAGGGAGAGGATGCACAGGAAGCCCAGATTTCTGTCGACTCTGGAAAACTCCGCCAGAACTCAGCTCAAGAAttcctttcatttccttaaaTTTCCAGAGAGCCAAGCAGGGGCCCTGTCCAAGCTTCTTAGAGCCAGCGGGGCTGTTAGAGTGTGGGTGTGGGAGAGGCGGGGTCGAGACGGGAGCAGGGGCTGTAGGTGGAGGGGTCACCTGGTTCCCACACCCAGGGCAGGCGCACCCTGACCTCGTTTCCAGAGATGCGCCCAGGGCAAGTGGTGAAAGGGGCAGAGGTTGTCAATGATTTCCGATTCTATCTCTACACTATGGTGCAGCTTTGGCACAGCACGGCCTTGGTGGCTCCAAGGCTGCACTGAGCCTGAGGGGCTTGTTTTCTAGCAGCTCTGGAATAGGGAGGTCCTTACTGAGCATGAGGCTGAGCCCTGGCAAAGGATGCCATCTGGAAGTCTGCTCTCCAAGACAAATGGTGGAACGGGAAGGAGGCCATTTATCTTTGCTCCCTAAGTCCCGGGGCTTGCAGGATCCTGCATGATTCCTGGGGCCTGAGGACAGAGCAGTCCCATTCCAGGAACACACGAATAAACCCTGCACCACAGGCTCCACCCcatcctgcaagagcagcagcacTCCCATTTTACAGAAAGGGCCAAGGAACAGAGAGGCCCAGTAACTGAGGGGGCCCCCAACTGGTAGGTAGCCGTGGAGAAGACAGAGCCTGCAGGGGCCTGCTCAAGCTGAGAGGCACAGGAGGCTTTGTCCCTCCAAGAGTCCTGAAGGTAGGGTGGCTGCAAGCAGGGAAAGAAGCTACCTTGAAACTCACTGAGGCCAGAAGCTCCTGGTTGACTGTAATGGTTCAATGGTCAACTTGAGGAGATCCAGAATCGCCTGGAAGAACCTCtgggcgtgtgcatgtgtgtgtgtgtgtgtgtgtgtgtgtgtgtgtgtgtgtgtgagactgagTTACTGGAGGTAGGAAGAGCCACCCactatgggtggcaccattccctgggttgCCCTCCTAGGCTGTatgaaaaggagagaaatgagTCGAGCCCCAGCACTCACTGCCCTTTCTCCTATGAACTGGGCATGATCagttgcttcaagctcctgctttTGCTAGAACTGAGACACTGACCAGTTCCCCACACCCTGAAATAAGAccccaggaaggagaggcagacacCAGGGGTGCTAGGAggaaattttaatgttttcttactGCTTTATCAATgtcatggaaaaaaaatacaaagtttagaGTCTAGAAATGACCAGGTAGATTGGGAGGGGGCGTGTGCTGTTGGCCAGAGGCACAGGTCTGTGGCTCTGTCAAAGCCTACCTATGTAGGAGCACCAGTCAGGAGCCCAGTGAGTGTTCCAGGGTCAGGATCTGGGAGGACTTTGGAAGGAGAACAGCCCATGGCAGGCCACCACCCTCATCTGGCTAGAATCCTGCTGTAATTTAGCTTGCTCTCTCTCCAGATTCCTACTGGTGATACTAGACCAGGAGGTGGGCCAGCCTGTTCCCAGCACAGACACCCCTGGGGCTTAGGCCCCTGATTCTGCTTATGTTCTGGGTAGAGTTACAGGAACCGAGCAAACAGATTTCAGACAAGCAGTCAGGAGccgtggtgcatacctgtaatttcagctcctaGGGTGAGGCtttgctctgagtttgaggccatcttgggctacagagaccatgtctcaaaaaacaaacaaataaaaacccactTTCCTTAACTTGGAATTCAAATTGAATACAGTCTTGCTAAGCCTGGCCCGTTGCCCACCCCAAATTGAAAGAGgttgagaagaaaaggagaccctgcctccttcagaggagggcagggggagggaacCACCTGGTCAAAACACAGCTCACACTTCGGGGAACAATGCATTATTTAACGGTCATATTCCAGAACTTTCCTACATAGTCCTCACTCAGCTGTTAACAGCTATGGAGGTGGGGTTCATGGACAAACACTGGTGGCGGCTGCCCCACACGGTTCAGCCTGGACGGGGTCTGTACACCCAGACTGGAGTAAGCTAACAGTCATTGTGCCACCAAGACAATCTTGCTAACAGGGTTACAGTCCCCTGGTAGGGGACTGACACTGCTCTAGTCCGGTTTAAACGTAAGAACAACCAACAAATGCACCCATAGGGCAGAGCAAGCCCTTCCTGCTCCTAGTGTCACCGAGGAAGGGCCCCTTCTTAAAAAACCAAGAAGCTGGGGTCCGGGGGAGTTCCTTCTGCCCCCCACCCTGTCCTGGCCCCTCGGAAGGACTGCGGTTAGTGTATTGCTTGAGGCTGTCCCCTGCTCCAGCTGAACCCTAAGAGCACCAGGCTTCCAGTGAGGAGCCAGGGGTGGAAGAAGATCCCGGACATGTGGCCACCCTACCTCCCTGGTCCCCAGGGTCCATGACCTTGGCGAGAAGGCCACACCCGGCTGCCCTGCCATCGCTATGGGAACACAGACTAACATCTGGCATCCATCTGAGGTCAGGCTGGAAGCAAGGGGCCCAGAGAGAGGAGAATGGATTCCTGCTGGGACACAGCTCTGTCCCAGGCTGCTGCGGTGGAGGAAGGACAGGTCAGAGTCAGGCCATCAGTACCCATGCTACCTCCCTGGCACCCCAGTCCCCGAGGTCCAGGGTCTACTCCAATATGAGGCTCTTAGCTGCACCTACATAGGAAGGTCAAAGGTCATCGTGAAGGCAGCAGCAGGGAGAAGATATAGCCCAGAGTTGTGGAAGCTACCGTCAGCTTTCTGTCCAGCTCAAACGCGgatctcatcttcctcctcctcttcatccatGAAGGAGAATTCCTTGTCTGGCTGCCTTGGGGCAGCAGCCCGGGCCCTGTCTGGGCCTCGGAAAGCTGGGCTGCGCTCCTCCAGGACGCCTGAGGTGCAGCTGGACAGGGAGCTGCTGTCCCGGGTGGTATAGCTGCCCACGCTGCGTGCTGAGCTGGGGCTGGGGGCCGCTGCCGCCCACCCGTCATCCTCCAGAGCATGTGGGGGCAGCATGGAGGTCTGGTCCGAGCTGGCCTTGCTTTCCTGTCTTCCTATAGGAGGAGCTACCTCCAGCAAAGGGGGTGCCTGGACCATGCTGCCGGGGCCTTCATTGTCACGGTAACcaccaccttcttcctcctccgGGTCCCACTCATCCTTGTCCATGATGCTGAGGACATCGCCCAGCATGGAGGGCCCCAGGTCAATGTGGAAGGACATGATGGACTCAGCATGTTTCAGCCCATAGCTGGCCTTGGGCACAACAGGTAGATCTGTCAGGTCTCCAAAGGCCTGCTCGTCAAGGAGTGGGTCAGGAGAGTGGGGGCCTGTGGCCCCATTCCGATGAGGACCCACCTCCCCCGAGCCAGTCTCCTGGCCACCATCTCCAGCATCTGCTTTCTTCACAGGGCTGGACGACAGGCTCTTGGGTAGCTTGCTGGAGCCCTTCTCAGTGGCTTCCTTCTCATTGAGCTGCGGCAGGGACATGGCATTCTTGACAAACAGTGCTGAGTCCCGCAGGGAGCCCAGCATATCTCTCTGCTCCCGGTCCCCTCTGGTCACGGACTGTGACCGTTTACTGCCCCGGAACTTGCGGGACAGGAGGCTGCGTTTGGAAGACGAGGAGGTGGAAGCCTGATCATCGAGGGACTCCCCATCAGCCTCACCTGCCTTGCTAGTGAGGAAGGAGGTATCCCCGAAGGCATCTCCAGCCCGGCCCACGTGCATGGTGTGGCGGAAGTCACCCAGAGGGGCACTGATCATCTCAGCTGTGAGGTCCACCCGGGAACGGCGCTTGGAGTGCACAGAGCTGGACACCAGCTGCTTGAGGATGGGCATTGTGCCGGCCGGGAGGGGAGGCGGACACTCCCAAGGTAACAGGCAGCTGTGGGGTGAGATCGGAAGTCCAGCAAGCGCAAAGGGTAGGCAGGGTAATCAGAGGGCTGTAAGCAGAGAACAGAAAGCAAAGGGTTAATATAGACGAGCCTCACGATGTCCACCCACCAAAGGACCACCATTTAACCCTTGACTTCTCATCAAAACTGCTGGAAAACTGCCAGTAGTGGCCTTCCTCCCCTACGCCTCCTAACACGAAAAGATATTTATAAACTGGGCGAGAGTTTGGTAGCAGAGACATATTTTTCTCTGACACCTGAGATGGAAATAATCTCCTCAAATTCCACATGGTCACCCCTATCCCTGCCTGAGCTGGACTGTTGTTTGAACAAACCACTTTAAATGGTAGTTACAATCCCAAAGGTACTAAAGCAAACAGGTTCCAGACAGCCAGTGGTGGACAGGAGCTTCCTGCTGTCTAACCTGGATCCCTGTGGAGTCGGTGGACACCTCAGCCTGAGTCAGAGAGAACAGAATGGCCAGGCCAGGCCCAAACCGAGCCTGTCACTTCCACACATGCGGGCGACTGGCCAGCCTCACTCTTTCTGAATCACAATTAGGGTGGGGAATGCAGGAACCCACAGAACCAGCTCCCTGACCTTCCTGCTCTTGTGGGGTGCCACATGCATGAAGATTCCTGCCTGTGACATCACTGTGAGGCCCCAAACTCTGCTAGAGACTCACTTTATCGCCCATCCCCTGGGGA
The Microtus pennsylvanicus isolate mMicPen1 chromosome 11, mMicPen1.hap1, whole genome shotgun sequence genome window above contains:
- the Cdc42ep4 gene encoding cdc42 effector protein 4 is translated as MPILKQLVSSSVHSKRRSRVDLTAEMISAPLGDFRHTMHVGRAGDAFGDTSFLTSKAGEADGESLDDQASTSSSSKRSLLSRKFRGSKRSQSVTRGDREQRDMLGSLRDSALFVKNAMSLPQLNEKEATEKGSSKLPKSLSSSPVKKADAGDGGQETGSGEVGPHRNGATGPHSPDPLLDEQAFGDLTDLPVVPKASYGLKHAESIMSFHIDLGPSMLGDVLSIMDKDEWDPEEEEGGGYRDNEGPGSMVQAPPLLEVAPPIGRQESKASSDQTSMLPPHALEDDGWAAAAPSPSSARSVGSYTTRDSSSLSSCTSGVLEERSPAFRGPDRARAAAPRQPDKEFSFMDEEEEEDEIRV